Proteins encoded by one window of Vampirovibrionales bacterium:
- a CDS encoding WecB/TagA/CpsF family glycosyltransferase: MVRKVLFDAELGVTWVVMRLLDLLGPGSLMGRVRAFALTLMGQGVGLGAIIEQGVKMRALFRDRVKIGAFTYINHHCVFDSDSPITIGRQCDIGFNVTFVTTSHRLFSDFQSRRPLERVEKPIVVEDFVWIGCNSIVLGGVTIGRGAVVAAGSVVTKDVAPHALVGGNPARLIRTLDATSDNVVPLAPDEKSLVISAEDTSAALAGQSTYTPRIAVDGIAVDAFASQGQFFDRIVSEIRRPRQTYIGNLNVHAANIAREDAAFRKTLQYADAVFCDGAGIVWASRLLGGPVLPKRFTSADFMPALLKRLAQEDLTCYFLGSAPGVAQDAMATLARLVPNHTMVGWHHGYLTDPQINARAIAEINRLQPDILFVGMGMPLQEHWTQKNRRALAVRCLMPLGATMDYFSGRAPRCPSWMGSMGLEWLFRLFLEPRRMSGRYLAGNPVFMARTMVEAASRRLSYSQTPASPAITQH; the protein is encoded by the coding sequence ATGGTTCGCAAAGTTTTGTTCGACGCTGAACTTGGCGTCACATGGGTGGTGATGCGCCTGCTCGATTTGCTGGGGCCCGGTAGTTTAATGGGTCGGGTTCGGGCGTTCGCATTGACGCTTATGGGCCAAGGCGTCGGCCTGGGGGCGATCATTGAACAAGGCGTCAAGATGAGAGCGCTGTTTCGCGATCGGGTGAAAATCGGCGCTTTTACCTATATCAATCATCATTGCGTTTTCGACTCCGACTCTCCGATTACCATTGGACGTCAGTGTGATATTGGCTTCAATGTAACGTTTGTGACAACCAGTCATCGTTTGTTCAGCGATTTTCAGTCGCGTCGACCTTTGGAACGCGTTGAAAAACCGATTGTCGTCGAAGACTTCGTCTGGATTGGCTGTAACAGCATTGTTCTGGGCGGCGTGACGATTGGGCGCGGGGCGGTGGTTGCCGCCGGTAGCGTCGTCACCAAAGATGTCGCCCCTCATGCGCTTGTGGGCGGAAATCCCGCACGCTTGATTCGGACGTTGGACGCCACTTCCGACAACGTCGTCCCACTTGCCCCGGATGAAAAATCGCTGGTCATTTCTGCCGAGGACACAAGCGCCGCCCTCGCAGGGCAGTCCACCTACACGCCTCGAATCGCAGTCGATGGCATCGCCGTGGACGCATTCGCGTCGCAAGGTCAGTTCTTTGATCGCATCGTGAGCGAAATCCGCCGCCCGCGTCAGACGTATATCGGTAATTTGAATGTACATGCGGCTAATATTGCGCGCGAAGACGCGGCGTTTCGAAAAACGCTTCAATACGCCGACGCCGTTTTCTGCGATGGCGCGGGCATCGTTTGGGCCTCACGCCTGCTGGGCGGCCCTGTTCTGCCCAAGCGCTTCACGTCGGCGGACTTTATGCCCGCGCTCTTGAAGCGGCTGGCTCAAGAAGACCTTACCTGCTATTTTCTGGGAAGCGCGCCGGGCGTCGCTCAGGACGCGATGGCAACCCTCGCCCGGCTTGTTCCCAATCACACGATGGTGGGCTGGCATCACGGCTATCTTACAGATCCCCAGATTAACGCCCGCGCAATTGCAGAGATTAATCGCCTTCAGCCCGATATTCTTTTTGTGGGAATGGGGATGCCCTTACAAGAGCACTGGACGCAGAAAAACCGTCGCGCCCTGGCGGTTCGATGCCTGATGCCGCTGGGGGCGACCATGGATTATTTTAGCGGACGCGCCCCTCGCTGCCCCTCCTGGATGGGCTCTATGGGGCTGGAATGGCTGTTTCGCCTATTTCTGGAGCCTCGTCGCATGAGTGGTCGCTATTTGGCGGGCAATCCGGTATTTATGGCGCGCACGATGGTTGAAGCGGCTTCCAGGCGTCTATCCTACAGTCAGACTCCGGCGTCACCCGCTATTACTCAGCATTAA
- a CDS encoding nuclear transport factor 2 family protein has translation MTRRFSRALLALMLLLATLSSVSFLPCADAFSWPRKAIKTASSSSSQPPRIVGADSASVAVKALMEIVSDMNAASNQHDIAALLKHYSPEFVSGDNLSLSEVRSLIEDTWKTYPDIRYESTPLEIRINGDWATIESLDTAKATVSNKEGVINEPGDLSSQSRGMMFLRHIGNLWEITSDHTLYENAVIRFGAAKTLNASLSAPDQAFAGESYAAKIALEMPSSLIAIASISKDPIVFPQRMPDDRFRSLSPENNELERVFAANKANRNEVVTASIGLTQIGQDADDRLTVQFRGVMMIIRRVNVLPKASKWLDSSSEALVDYAANGRVDLRKKTDAQAGPAPEEMTPSADAKSSDEKSEPSPDVSAPPASPPASQSPQP, from the coding sequence ATGACGCGTCGCTTCTCTCGCGCCCTTTTGGCCTTGATGCTCCTGCTGGCGACGCTTTCCAGCGTTTCCTTCCTTCCCTGCGCCGACGCTTTTTCGTGGCCGCGCAAGGCGATTAAAACGGCCTCCTCCTCGTCATCCCAGCCGCCTCGTATCGTCGGAGCGGACTCGGCATCTGTCGCTGTCAAGGCCTTGATGGAAATCGTCTCGGATATGAATGCGGCTTCCAATCAACATGACATTGCCGCTCTGCTAAAGCACTATTCGCCCGAATTCGTCAGCGGCGACAATTTATCGCTCAGCGAAGTACGCTCGCTGATTGAAGATACATGGAAAACTTATCCCGATATCCGTTATGAGTCGACGCCGCTGGAAATTCGGATTAATGGCGATTGGGCAACAATTGAAAGCCTCGACACAGCAAAGGCGACGGTTTCCAACAAGGAAGGCGTGATTAACGAGCCGGGCGATCTGTCGAGTCAGTCGCGCGGCATGATGTTTCTACGCCATATTGGCAATCTCTGGGAAATCACCAGCGACCATACGCTGTATGAAAACGCGGTGATTCGTTTTGGCGCTGCCAAAACCCTCAATGCGTCGCTGTCTGCGCCCGATCAGGCATTTGCGGGAGAATCGTACGCGGCCAAGATTGCCCTTGAAATGCCGTCTTCCCTGATTGCCATCGCATCGATTTCCAAAGACCCGATTGTGTTTCCCCAACGGATGCCGGATGACCGCTTTCGATCGCTTTCGCCGGAAAATAATGAACTCGAACGCGTTTTTGCCGCCAATAAGGCCAATCGAAATGAAGTGGTCACCGCTTCTATCGGGCTCACGCAAATTGGCCAGGACGCCGACGATCGTCTGACGGTTCAGTTTCGCGGCGTGATGATGATCATTCGCCGGGTGAACGTCTTGCCGAAGGCTAGCAAATGGCTGGATTCCAGCAGTGAAGCGCTGGTTGATTACGCTGCCAATGGTCGCGTCGACCTGCGAAAGAAGACAGATGCGCAAGCCGGTCCGGCGCCTGAAGAGATGACGCCTTCGGCGGACGCTAAATCTTCGGACGAGAAGAGCGAGCCGTCGCCAGACGTGTCTGCCCCTCCTGCCTCCCCGCCAGCCTCTCAATCGCCGCAGCCCTAA
- the lspA gene encoding signal peptidase II: MIASSAPPLTETPASQRLLVSRRRMAMTTVALLGFSLDWLVKRWVVAHLALSESAPLWPGVAQLTYVRNEGMAFSLFDQSPHALMLVGAAFFVLFLMLGFSQCAAGRGLSIAYGLILGGALGNLVDRFISGSVADYVELTFIRYPVFNLADTLICVGVATALFFCLRTPQAPCRPAS, encoded by the coding sequence ATGATTGCTTCATCTGCCCCCCCCCTGACAGAGACCCCAGCGTCTCAGCGTTTACTGGTTTCTCGTCGCCGAATGGCGATGACGACGGTCGCTTTGTTAGGCTTCTCGCTGGACTGGCTCGTCAAGCGCTGGGTGGTCGCTCATCTCGCGCTAAGCGAGTCGGCGCCTCTTTGGCCGGGCGTGGCGCAACTGACCTACGTGCGTAATGAAGGCATGGCGTTCAGCCTGTTTGATCAGAGCCCCCATGCATTAATGCTGGTAGGCGCGGCATTTTTCGTTCTGTTTCTGATGTTAGGCTTCTCGCAATGCGCAGCCGGACGAGGGCTCAGCATCGCATACGGATTGATTCTGGGCGGCGCGCTCGGGAATCTGGTTGACCGCTTCATCAGCGGCAGCGTTGCGGATTACGTCGAGCTGACCTTTATACGATATCCGGTGTTTAATCTGGCCGACACGTTGATTTGTGTCGGCGTTGCAACGGCCTTGTTCTTTTGTTTGCGGACGCCGCAGGCGCCATGTCGTCCGGCGTCTTAA
- a CDS encoding RluA family pseudouridine synthase: MSSGVLTLLIGEEDRDLRLDKALANAFSEQFSRERLKALIRAGVVSINDKPCLKPASAVHEGDVIAVRTPEPTTFDLSPEAIPLEVAFEDNDVLVINKPRGMLSHPAGEQRSGTLVNAALHHCNGQLSGINGLIRPGIVHRLDRDTCGLMMIAKTDRAHRHLAQQLQARTAKRSYQAVVHGSPGAESGLIDAPIARHPKWRNRMTVHASGRFALTRWEVLERLPGRFTHLRLYLETGRTHQIRVHLAHIGMPVLGDPQYGQGVERQIKLNTPGQLLQADRLSFIHPVSQHLEHFEIPQDPAIADALGFLRTR, encoded by the coding sequence ATGTCGTCCGGCGTCTTAACGTTACTAATTGGCGAGGAAGATCGCGATTTACGCCTCGATAAGGCGCTGGCCAATGCATTCAGCGAACAATTCTCGCGCGAGCGACTCAAGGCCTTAATCCGCGCTGGCGTTGTGAGCATCAATGACAAACCATGCTTGAAGCCCGCTTCAGCGGTTCACGAAGGCGACGTTATTGCCGTGCGCACGCCCGAGCCGACCACGTTTGACTTATCGCCTGAAGCGATCCCGCTAGAAGTCGCGTTTGAAGATAATGACGTATTGGTCATCAACAAGCCGCGCGGCATGTTGAGCCACCCGGCAGGCGAACAACGCAGCGGCACCCTGGTAAATGCCGCGCTTCATCATTGTAACGGCCAACTTTCCGGCATCAATGGCCTGATTCGTCCCGGCATTGTACATCGACTCGATCGCGACACGTGCGGCCTGATGATGATCGCCAAAACCGATCGCGCGCACCGGCATCTGGCGCAGCAGCTTCAGGCACGAACGGCGAAGCGATCGTATCAGGCCGTGGTTCATGGCAGCCCCGGCGCCGAGTCCGGTCTTATTGACGCGCCGATAGCCCGGCATCCCAAATGGCGCAACCGGATGACCGTTCATGCCAGCGGACGCTTTGCGCTCACCCGCTGGGAGGTTCTGGAACGGTTACCGGGGCGTTTTACGCACCTGCGCCTGTACCTGGAAACAGGGCGGACGCATCAAATTCGCGTTCACTTAGCGCATATTGGCATGCCGGTTCTGGGGGATCCCCAATATGGGCAAGGCGTCGAGCGTCAAATCAAACTGAATACGCCCGGCCAATTGCTTCAGGCAGACCGCCTCAGCTTTATTCACCCGGTCTCTCAACATCTTGAGCATTTTGAAATCCCACAAGATCCGGCGATCGCCGATGCGCTTGGATTTTTACGCACCCGGTAA